The following coding sequences are from one Myxococcales bacterium window:
- the greB gene encoding transcription elongation factor GreB, with the protein MASPKSAEKKVEPAEKNYITPAGYKKLAEELDYLRFKKRAEVVSALADAAAEGDRSENAEYIYRKKQLREIDKRIRFLAKRLDVAVVTDPREQRQNERVFFGAKVTVEDEEGVRHTYRIVGVDEIDGGQGDISWKSPVGKALLGKRLDDTVVVKWHAGTRELTIAEISYKG; encoded by the coding sequence ATGGCTTCCCCAAAGAGCGCCGAAAAAAAGGTCGAGCCCGCCGAGAAGAACTACATCACGCCAGCCGGATACAAAAAGCTGGCCGAAGAGCTCGACTATCTTCGCTTCAAAAAGCGCGCCGAGGTCGTGAGCGCACTGGCAGATGCGGCGGCTGAGGGGGATCGTAGCGAGAACGCCGAGTACATCTATCGGAAGAAGCAGCTTCGCGAGATCGACAAACGCATTCGCTTTTTGGCCAAGCGCCTGGACGTGGCGGTGGTGACCGATCCGCGGGAACAGCGCCAAAACGAGCGCGTCTTCTTCGGCGCCAAGGTCACCGTGGAGGACGAGGAGGGCGTGCGTCACACCTATCGGATCGTGGGCGTGGATGAGATCGACGGCGGCCAGGGGGATATCTCCTGGAAATCGCCCGTGGGCAAGGCGCTGCTCGGCAAACGCCTGGACGACACCGTGGTCGTGAAGTGGCACGCGGGCACGCGTGAGCTCACCATCGCGGAAATCAGCTATAAGGGCTGA